Proteins from a genomic interval of Pseudomonas anuradhapurensis:
- a CDS encoding phosphoethanolamine transferase: MPNFKSLRTEWVTLLASLYLLIGFNVFLWQHLEQVVPPGLPGLWLILAFAVMMLFAFNLILTLLAFRFILKPVLIVLFLSGAGVAYFMNQYGVLIDAGMFRNIAETNVAEVRDLLSLKFALYILGLGVLPSILVWKAPIAYRAWHRELFGKLVVGGACVVALGSVALVNYQGLASLFRNHHELRLMLTPSNIVGASFGYVSERVGSAAQPFQHYGEDARRDAAWQKHERKSLTVLVVGESARADHFGVLGYDRDTTPNLAREQGLLAFSDVHSCGTETAVSVPCMFSGMPRKDYDARVAKNREGLLDILQRAGLAVQWRDNQSGCKGTCDRVQFIDVSNLKDAQLCADGECHDQILLQGLGELIDNLDKDTVLVLHQMGSHGPEYFKRYPAADQRFAPVCQSNALDQCSQQEIVNGYDNTLAYTDKVLAALIDTLRSKQDKVDTAMIYLSDHGESLGEYNLFLHGTPYAIAPEQQKHVPLLTWFSDSYKDDFGIDTDCLAKLSDAPLSQDNLFHSMLGLLQVHTEVYQQSLDLFASCRPWLAAKQ, encoded by the coding sequence ATGCCGAACTTCAAATCCCTGCGGACTGAATGGGTCACGCTGCTGGCCAGCCTTTACCTGCTGATCGGCTTCAATGTCTTCCTCTGGCAACATCTTGAACAGGTCGTCCCCCCCGGTCTGCCGGGCCTATGGCTGATCCTGGCGTTTGCCGTGATGATGCTGTTCGCATTCAACCTGATTCTGACCCTGTTGGCCTTCCGCTTCATATTGAAGCCGGTACTCATTGTGTTGTTCCTGAGTGGCGCCGGTGTTGCCTACTTCATGAACCAGTATGGCGTACTTATTGATGCGGGCATGTTCCGCAATATTGCCGAAACCAATGTGGCGGAAGTGCGTGACTTGCTCTCGCTGAAATTCGCCTTGTATATCCTCGGCCTGGGGGTACTGCCGTCGATCCTGGTATGGAAAGCGCCGATCGCCTACCGCGCCTGGCACCGCGAGCTGTTCGGCAAGCTGGTGGTCGGCGGTGCCTGTGTCGTGGCCCTGGGGTCGGTGGCGCTGGTCAACTACCAGGGCCTGGCGTCGCTGTTCCGCAATCACCACGAACTGCGCCTGATGCTGACCCCCAGCAACATCGTCGGGGCGTCCTTCGGTTATGTCAGCGAGCGCGTCGGTAGTGCTGCGCAGCCATTCCAGCACTACGGCGAAGATGCCAGGCGCGATGCCGCCTGGCAAAAACATGAGCGCAAGTCGCTGACGGTGCTGGTAGTGGGCGAAAGTGCGCGGGCCGACCATTTCGGGGTGCTGGGCTATGACCGCGACACCACGCCGAACCTTGCCCGCGAGCAGGGCCTGCTGGCGTTCTCCGATGTGCACTCCTGCGGCACGGAAACCGCCGTTTCGGTGCCGTGCATGTTCTCCGGCATGCCGCGCAAGGACTACGATGCCCGCGTGGCGAAGAACCGCGAAGGCTTGCTGGACATCCTCCAGCGTGCCGGCCTGGCCGTGCAATGGCGCGACAACCAGTCGGGCTGCAAGGGCACCTGCGATCGCGTGCAATTCATCGACGTCAGCAACCTCAAGGACGCGCAACTGTGCGCGGACGGTGAGTGCCATGACCAGATCCTGCTGCAGGGCCTGGGCGAGCTGATCGACAACCTCGACAAGGACACCGTGCTGGTGCTGCACCAGATGGGCAGCCATGGCCCGGAATACTTCAAACGCTACCCGGCTGCCGACCAGCGCTTTGCCCCGGTGTGCCAGAGCAATGCCCTGGACCAGTGCAGCCAGCAGGAAATCGTCAACGGCTACGACAACACCCTGGCCTATACCGACAAGGTGCTGGCCGCGCTGATCGACACCCTGCGCAGCAAGCAGGACAAGGTCGACACGGCGATGATCTACCTGTCCGACCATGGCGAGTCGCTGGGTGAATACAACCTGTTCCTGCACGGCACGCCCTACGCCATCGCCCCCGAGCAGCAGAAGCACGTGCCATTGCTGACCTGGTTCTCCGACAGCTACAAGGACGACTTCGGCATCGATACCGACTGCCTGGCCAAGCTCAGCGACGCCCCGCTGTCGCAGGACAACCTGTTCCACTCGATGCTCGGCCTGTTGCAGGTGCACACCGAGGTCTACCAGCAGTCGCTGGACCTGTTCGCCAGCTGCCGGCCGTGGTTGGCGGCGAAGCAGTGA
- a CDS encoding bestrophin family protein: MIVHPTPDVLRVLFTLKGSIVKRIALRCLMITLLAALIVLVERHFPAFFYPVSATPFTLLGLSLSIFMSFRNNACYDRWWEGRKAWGKLIIETRSFVRESQVIADPALRVELLRNLCGFAHALNAHLRNEDELAAARPWLARPEALGSHNVCDAILREVGEHCSRLAEQQHISDWRYSLLEQRLVGLTEVQATCERIKGTPLPFPYTLLLHRTIYIFCLLLPFALAEPLGWLAPLFTTIVGYTFFGLDAIGNELEDPFGRDENDLPTDAMVRTVERDVLAGLGERQLPPALLPVGYVLS, translated from the coding sequence ATGATCGTCCACCCCACTCCTGATGTGCTGCGCGTGCTGTTCACCCTCAAGGGCTCGATCGTCAAGCGCATTGCCCTGCGCTGCCTGATGATCACCTTGCTGGCCGCGCTGATCGTGCTGGTCGAGCGGCATTTCCCGGCGTTTTTCTACCCGGTCAGCGCCACCCCGTTCACCCTGCTCGGCCTGTCGCTGTCGATTTTCATGAGTTTTCGCAACAACGCCTGCTACGACCGTTGGTGGGAAGGGCGCAAGGCCTGGGGCAAGCTGATCATCGAAACCCGCTCGTTCGTGCGCGAGAGCCAGGTCATCGCCGACCCGGCCCTGCGCGTCGAGCTGTTGCGCAACCTGTGCGGCTTTGCCCATGCGCTGAATGCGCACCTGCGCAACGAGGACGAACTGGCGGCTGCCCGGCCCTGGCTGGCCCGGCCCGAAGCGCTCGGCAGCCACAATGTGTGCGACGCCATCCTGCGCGAAGTGGGCGAGCACTGCTCGCGGCTGGCGGAACAACAGCACATCAGTGACTGGCGCTACAGCCTGCTGGAACAGCGCCTGGTGGGCCTGACCGAGGTGCAGGCCACCTGCGAGCGGATCAAGGGCACGCCGTTGCCGTTCCCCTACACGCTGCTGCTGCACCGCACCATCTATATCTTCTGCCTGCTGCTGCCGTTTGCCCTGGCCGAGCCACTGGGCTGGCTGGCGCCGCTGTTCACCACCATCGTCGGGTACACCTTTTTCGGGCTGGATGCGATTGGCAACGAGCTGGAAGACCCATTCGGGCGCGATGAAAACGACTTGCCGACCGATGCCATGGTGCGCACCGTGGAGCGCGATGTACTGGCCGGATTGGGCGAACGACAGCTGCCGCCGGCGTTGTTGCCGGTGGGGTATGTGTTGAGCTGA
- a CDS encoding DUF6216 family protein produces the protein MTTPSAASTPLVWSAENLAPLGGLGLLVMVLLLVSFIHSRAGSLYFLRDLIWRSFGGKTEFDDLSELNEMRKELREIEFFRYEFNIPANNLRDARLAHRWIVDNGFAPSDIGRNRKYMDWSNFAAPTFAVNRFSRWKLGLTFVAMLGLIGTFMPFSFFGDSKYLLVHLKDAPDTPSFYLSTDNIKFEMWPDKVLTPEQCRSNQTLKPFTKGFPEKDLDTVCSFFMDPNYESHVVNGLKAQRSLLAGIAFGSMVGLVLLLLKLARMHRARSLYQQWQKRAQCGLQATPSATTSSPADTAAA, from the coding sequence ATGACGACACCTTCAGCCGCTTCCACGCCATTGGTATGGAGTGCCGAAAACTTGGCCCCGCTAGGCGGCCTCGGCCTGTTGGTGATGGTGCTCTTGCTGGTGTCGTTTATCCACAGCAGGGCCGGGTCGCTGTACTTTCTGCGCGACCTGATCTGGCGCAGTTTCGGTGGAAAAACAGAGTTCGACGACCTCTCAGAACTGAACGAGATGCGTAAGGAGCTGCGTGAAATCGAATTTTTCAGATACGAGTTCAACATTCCTGCAAACAACTTGCGCGATGCAAGGCTCGCTCATCGCTGGATCGTGGACAATGGCTTTGCCCCAAGCGATATAGGCCGCAACCGCAAATATATGGATTGGAGCAATTTTGCTGCACCCACATTTGCAGTCAATCGATTCAGCCGATGGAAATTGGGGCTGACATTTGTCGCAATGCTTGGGCTCATTGGCACCTTTATGCCATTTTCGTTTTTCGGCGATTCCAAGTATTTGCTGGTGCATTTGAAAGACGCCCCCGACACGCCCTCGTTCTACCTCTCTACGGACAACATCAAGTTTGAAATGTGGCCAGACAAGGTCCTGACGCCGGAGCAATGCCGCTCAAACCAAACCCTGAAACCCTTCACAAAAGGCTTTCCTGAAAAGGACTTGGACACCGTTTGCTCATTTTTTATGGACCCCAACTACGAATCACACGTGGTGAATGGGCTCAAGGCGCAGCGTTCATTACTGGCAGGCATCGCGTTCGGCAGCATGGTGGGGTTGGTACTGCTGCTATTGAAACTTGCCCGTATGCATAGGGCACGATCGCTGTACCAGCAGTGGCAAAAACGCGCTCAATGCGGACTGCAGGCAACGCCATCGGCCACTACGTCGTCGCCTGCCGATACTGCCGCGGCGTAA
- a CDS encoding FdhF/YdeP family oxidoreductase, producing MSQDRHIRDYKGAAAGWGALKSVTKSWLGSDNAFKNLRAMLKTNQNGGFDCPGCAWGESPENDMVKFCENGAKAVNWEATGRSVDPAFFARYSVSALAAQSDYWLEYQGRLTHPMRYDAATDHYVETSWEEAFALVAQHLRALDSPDQAEFYTSGRASNEAAFLYQLFVRAYGTNNFPDCSNMCHEASGVGMAETLGVGKGTVVFHDLELADAIFVIGQNPGTNHPRMLEPLREAVKRGAQVVCFNPLKERGLERFQHPQHPFEMLSNGSEPTNTAYFRPALGGDMAVLRGMAKYLLQWEREAQANGEPAVFDHAFIAEHTSGIDAYLATLDATPWAHIVEQSGLTQAEIELAARMYRKAERVIMCWAMGVTQHRHSVATVQEIVNLQLLRGNVGKPGAGLSPVRGHSNVQGDRTMGIDEKPRPALLDALEKRFRFRVPRAHGHNAVLAIKAMEEGRAKVFIGLGGNFAQATPDTPRTHAALRNCALTVQISTKLNRSHLVTGRDALILPCLGRTEIDLQASGPQGVTVEDTFSMVHLSHGQLRPRSPHLRSEPWIIAGMAQATLGKRPIDWEYAVADYGRIRSMIADVIPGFSDFNQRLQHPGGFHLGNHAAERKWRTATGKARFSPQSLPEQLVNAKVLARGDKPDLILQTLRSHDQYNTTLYGLDDRYRGVFGLREVVFVNEVDIRRMGFEPGEHVDLVSLWEDGVERRVSGFRLVAYDVPQGQAAAYYPETNPLVPLDSYGEGTYTPTSKFVAIKVEKAQAGNRIAALNTAS from the coding sequence ATGAGCCAGGACCGACATATCCGCGACTACAAGGGCGCCGCCGCCGGCTGGGGGGCGCTCAAGAGCGTGACCAAAAGCTGGCTGGGCAGTGACAATGCCTTCAAGAACCTGCGCGCCATGCTCAAGACCAACCAGAACGGCGGCTTCGACTGCCCCGGTTGTGCCTGGGGCGAGTCGCCGGAAAACGACATGGTCAAGTTCTGCGAAAACGGCGCCAAGGCGGTCAACTGGGAGGCCACCGGCCGCTCGGTGGACCCGGCGTTCTTCGCCAGGTACAGCGTCAGCGCGCTGGCCGCGCAGAGCGACTACTGGCTGGAATACCAAGGCCGGCTGACCCACCCGATGCGCTACGACGCGGCCACCGACCACTACGTTGAAACCAGCTGGGAAGAGGCGTTCGCCCTGGTCGCCCAACACTTGCGCGCGCTCGACTCGCCCGACCAGGCCGAGTTCTATACCTCGGGGCGGGCCAGCAACGAGGCGGCGTTCCTCTACCAGCTGTTCGTGCGTGCCTACGGCACCAACAACTTCCCCGACTGCTCGAACATGTGCCACGAAGCCAGTGGCGTGGGCATGGCGGAAACCCTTGGCGTGGGCAAGGGCACGGTGGTGTTCCACGACCTGGAACTGGCCGATGCGATCTTCGTCATCGGCCAGAACCCCGGTACCAACCACCCGCGCATGCTCGAACCGTTGCGTGAAGCGGTCAAGCGTGGGGCCCAGGTGGTCTGCTTCAACCCGCTGAAAGAGCGCGGCCTGGAGCGCTTCCAGCACCCGCAACACCCGTTCGAGATGCTCAGCAATGGCTCCGAACCGACCAATACCGCCTACTTCCGCCCGGCCCTGGGCGGCGACATGGCGGTGTTGCGCGGCATGGCCAAGTACTTGCTGCAATGGGAGCGCGAAGCCCAGGCCAACGGCGAACCGGCGGTGTTCGACCATGCCTTCATTGCCGAGCATACCAGTGGCATCGACGCCTACCTGGCCACCCTGGACGCTACGCCGTGGGCGCACATCGTCGAGCAATCGGGGCTGACCCAGGCCGAGATCGAGCTGGCTGCGCGCATGTATCGCAAGGCCGAGCGGGTGATCATGTGCTGGGCCATGGGCGTGACCCAGCACCGCCACTCGGTGGCGACGGTACAGGAAATCGTCAACCTGCAACTGCTGCGCGGCAACGTTGGCAAACCCGGTGCCGGCCTGTCGCCGGTGCGTGGCCACAGCAACGTGCAGGGCGACCGCACCATGGGCATCGATGAAAAACCCAGGCCGGCGCTGCTCGACGCTCTGGAAAAGCGCTTCCGCTTCCGCGTGCCGCGCGCCCATGGGCACAACGCGGTGTTGGCGATCAAGGCCATGGAAGAAGGACGGGCCAAGGTGTTCATCGGCCTGGGCGGCAACTTTGCCCAGGCCACGCCGGACACGCCGCGCACCCATGCGGCGCTGCGCAATTGCGCGCTGACCGTACAGATTTCCACCAAGCTCAACCGCTCGCACCTGGTCACTGGCCGCGACGCGCTGATCCTGCCCTGCCTGGGGCGTACCGAAATCGACCTGCAGGCCAGCGGGCCGCAAGGCGTGACCGTGGAGGACACGTTCAGCATGGTGCACCTTTCCCACGGCCAACTGCGCCCGCGTTCGCCACACCTGCGTTCGGAGCCGTGGATCATCGCCGGCATGGCCCAGGCGACCCTGGGCAAGCGGCCGATCGACTGGGAATACGCGGTTGCCGATTACGGTCGTATCCGCAGCATGATCGCCGATGTGATCCCCGGCTTCAGCGATTTCAACCAGCGTCTGCAGCACCCGGGTGGCTTCCACCTGGGCAACCATGCCGCCGAGCGCAAATGGCGCACGGCCACCGGCAAGGCGCGCTTCAGCCCGCAGTCGTTGCCGGAGCAACTGGTGAATGCCAAGGTGCTGGCGCGCGGTGACAAGCCCGACCTGATCCTGCAGACCCTGCGTTCGCACGACCAGTACAACACCACCCTGTATGGCCTGGACGACCGTTATCGCGGGGTGTTCGGCCTGCGTGAAGTGGTATTCGTCAACGAGGTCGACATCCGCCGGATGGGCTTCGAGCCGGGCGAGCATGTGGACCTGGTGTCGCTGTGGGAGGATGGCGTGGAGCGGCGCGTGTCGGGCTTCCGCCTGGTGGCTTACGACGTGCCGCAAGGGCAGGCGGCGGCCTATTACCCGGAAACCAATCCGCTGGTGCCGCTGGACAGCTATGGCGAGGGCACTTATACGCCAACCTCGAAGTTCGTCGCGATCAAGGTCGAGAAGGCCCAGGCCGGGAACCGGATCGCAGCGCTCAACACTGCAAGCTGA
- the moaA gene encoding GTP 3',8-cyclase MoaA codes for MEQNSRALIDGFNRKIDYLRMSVTDRCDFRCVYCMAEDMQFLPRQQILSLEELFAVAERFVALGTRKIRLTGGEPLVRQGIVDLCGRIAALPGLRELCLTSNGSQLGRLAQPLFDAGVTRLNISLDSLDAERFRQLTRTGDLHQVIAGIDAARHAGFQRTKLNCVVLKGRNDHELVDLVRFAIDRELDITFIEEMPLGVIDEHERGESFCSSDEVRARLAEHFTLVESTESSQGPARYWRLAEAGNTRIGFISPHSHNFCATCNRVRLTVEGRLLLCLGNEHSVDLKQVLRAHPGNAERLEQAIRDSLHLKPYRHHFEVGGDVQILRFMNMTGG; via the coding sequence GTGGAACAGAACAGCCGGGCCCTGATCGACGGCTTCAACCGGAAAATCGACTACCTGCGGATGTCGGTCACCGATCGCTGCGACTTCCGCTGTGTGTACTGCATGGCCGAAGACATGCAGTTTCTGCCACGCCAGCAAATCCTCAGCCTCGAAGAGCTGTTCGCGGTGGCCGAGCGCTTCGTCGCCCTCGGCACCCGCAAGATCCGCCTGACCGGTGGCGAACCGCTGGTGCGCCAGGGCATCGTCGACCTGTGCGGGCGCATCGCCGCCCTGCCCGGTTTGCGCGAGTTGTGCCTGACCAGCAATGGCTCGCAACTCGGGCGCCTGGCCCAGCCGCTGTTCGACGCTGGCGTGACCCGCCTGAACATCAGCCTCGACAGCCTGGATGCCGAGCGCTTCAGGCAGCTGACCCGTACCGGTGACCTGCACCAGGTGATCGCCGGCATCGACGCTGCGCGCCACGCCGGTTTCCAGCGCACCAAGCTCAACTGCGTGGTGCTCAAGGGCCGCAACGACCACGAACTGGTCGACCTGGTGCGCTTTGCCATCGACCGCGAGCTGGACATCACTTTCATCGAGGAGATGCCGCTGGGCGTGATCGACGAGCATGAGCGCGGCGAGTCGTTCTGCTCCAGCGACGAGGTGCGCGCGCGCCTGGCCGAGCACTTCACCCTGGTCGAATCGACCGAATCGTCGCAAGGCCCGGCGCGCTATTGGCGCCTGGCCGAAGCCGGCAACACCCGCATCGGTTTCATCTCGCCGCACAGCCACAACTTCTGCGCCACCTGCAACCGCGTGCGCCTCACCGTCGAGGGCCGCCTGCTGCTGTGCCTGGGCAACGAACATTCGGTGGACCTCAAGCAGGTGCTGCGCGCCCACCCGGGCAACGCCGAACGCCTGGAACAAGCCATTCGCGATTCGCTGCACCTCAAACCCTACCGCCATCACTTCGAAGTCGGTGGCGACGTGCAGATCCTGCGCTTCATGAACATGACCGGCGGCTAG
- a CDS encoding YdcH family protein — protein MPVPHDLLADLHVTADAFQALMDKDQTLHSLHKEYNAKDKEVLAAEGNGTNDEAVNRLRKERLLIKDKIERIIHPPKS, from the coding sequence ATGCCAGTTCCGCATGATCTGCTCGCTGACCTGCACGTTACCGCCGATGCATTCCAGGCGCTCATGGACAAGGACCAGACGCTGCATTCGCTGCACAAGGAATACAACGCCAAGGACAAGGAGGTGTTGGCCGCCGAAGGCAACGGTACCAACGACGAGGCCGTCAACCGCTTGCGCAAGGAGCGGCTGCTGATCAAGGACAAGATCGAACGGATCATTCATCCGCCCAAATCCTGA
- a CDS encoding Lrp/AsnC family transcriptional regulator: MDSFDQHILTLLQHDAAISLKDLAEAVNLSTTPCWKRVKRLEEEGYIVGRVALLDPQRLGLGLTVFVQLKTQRHDSAWLEQFAATVTGFEEVMECYRMSGDWDYMLRVVVGDIAAYDRFYKKLITRTEGLSNITSSFAMEQMKYTTAYPVSR, from the coding sequence ATGGACAGCTTCGACCAGCACATTCTCACCCTGCTTCAGCACGACGCCGCAATCTCGCTCAAGGACCTGGCCGAGGCCGTCAATCTGTCCACCACCCCCTGCTGGAAGCGGGTCAAGCGCCTGGAAGAAGAAGGCTACATTGTTGGCCGCGTGGCCTTGCTCGACCCGCAACGGCTGGGGCTCGGGCTGACGGTGTTCGTCCAGCTCAAGACCCAGCGCCACGACAGCGCCTGGCTGGAGCAGTTTGCCGCAACCGTGACCGGGTTCGAGGAAGTGATGGAGTGCTATCGCATGTCGGGGGACTGGGACTACATGCTGCGGGTGGTGGTGGGCGATATTGCAGCGTACGACCGCTTCTATAAAAAGCTCATCACCCGCACCGAGGGGCTTTCCAACATCACCTCCAGTTTTGCCATGGAACAGATGAAGTACACCACGGCGTACCCGGTATCTCGCTAA
- the moaB gene encoding molybdenum cofactor biosynthesis protein B → MRVQADAVFVPLNIAVLTVSDTRTFDNDTSGELLASRSVEVGHRLVARALLKDDLYKIRAQVATWIADDQVQVVLVTGGTGFTGRDSTPEAVECLLDKRIDGFGELFRALSILDIGTSTVQSRAFAGLANRTLVCCLPGSTGACRTAWEGILAEQLDARHRPCNFVKHLLPIEACASRG, encoded by the coding sequence GTGCGCGTCCAAGCCGACGCGGTCTTCGTACCGCTCAACATCGCCGTGCTGACTGTCAGCGACACCCGAACCTTTGACAACGACACCTCCGGCGAGCTGCTGGCCAGCCGTTCGGTGGAGGTCGGCCACCGTCTGGTGGCACGGGCGCTGCTCAAGGACGACCTGTACAAGATCCGCGCCCAGGTGGCTACCTGGATTGCCGACGACCAGGTGCAGGTGGTGCTGGTCACCGGTGGTACCGGTTTTACCGGGCGCGACAGCACGCCGGAGGCGGTCGAGTGCCTGCTGGACAAGCGCATCGACGGGTTTGGCGAGTTGTTCCGGGCCTTGTCGATCCTGGATATCGGCACCTCGACCGTGCAGAGCCGCGCGTTCGCAGGGCTGGCCAACCGCACCCTGGTGTGTTGCCTGCCAGGCTCCACCGGGGCCTGCCGGACGGCCTGGGAAGGGATCCTGGCGGAACAGCTGGATGCGCGGCACCGGCCGTGCAACTTTGTCAAGCACCTGCTGCCGATCGAGGCCTGCGCCAGCCGGGGCTGA
- a CDS encoding 5-carboxymethyl-2-hydroxymuconate Delta-isomerase translates to MPHLNLEYSDNLRELNVDVLLLRLNHALVGSGQFADEADIKSRAEAFRHFRVGTSPGERAFVHVRLAILSGRSPEVKALLSSSLLEVLREALPGRPGVDIQLCVEVLDIDREPYAKLRLPG, encoded by the coding sequence ATGCCTCACCTCAACCTGGAATACAGCGACAACCTGCGCGAGCTCAATGTCGATGTGCTGTTGCTGCGCCTGAACCACGCCCTGGTCGGCAGTGGCCAGTTCGCCGATGAGGCGGACATCAAGAGCCGTGCCGAAGCCTTCCGGCACTTCCGGGTAGGTACCTCGCCGGGCGAGCGGGCCTTTGTCCATGTACGCCTGGCCATCCTCAGCGGGCGTTCGCCGGAAGTGAAGGCGCTGTTGTCCAGCAGCCTGCTCGAGGTACTGCGCGAAGCCCTCCCCGGGCGGCCAGGGGTGGATATCCAGCTGTGCGTGGAAGTGCTGGACATCGATCGGGAACCTTACGCCAAGCTGCGCCTGCCAGGCTGA
- a CDS encoding LysR family transcriptional regulator → MDIKQLKFLIALDQTRHFGQAAALCHITQPTLSMRLRNLEDELDLVLVKRGQRFEGFTEAGERILAWARTLLAAHDGLQAEAASCRGQVVGSLRLGTVPLASFNPMHLLLPLREKYPELHFQLSSLSSEQVIDGLSRNQLDLGICYLDQVNTSFFEVIELGTTTMGLLHDTRHFQFASDTLRWDELGGIPLGLLSKGMHYRQSLDLSFRSRGLEPNAVLESDSSFQLIQAINTGMCCAIMPLDCGLEDLSEHLRILPVADAAIHSPVGLLLRRSEPRSAIAEQCFAEARALFATC, encoded by the coding sequence ATGGACATCAAGCAGCTCAAGTTCCTCATCGCCCTCGACCAGACCCGCCACTTCGGCCAGGCCGCGGCGCTGTGCCATATTACCCAGCCAACGCTGTCCATGCGCCTGCGCAACCTGGAGGACGAACTGGACCTGGTACTGGTCAAGCGCGGCCAGCGTTTCGAAGGCTTTACCGAAGCCGGCGAGCGCATCCTGGCCTGGGCCCGCACCCTGCTCGCCGCCCACGACGGCCTGCAGGCCGAGGCCGCCAGCTGCCGTGGCCAGGTGGTCGGCAGCCTGCGCCTGGGCACGGTGCCGCTGGCCAGCTTCAACCCCATGCACCTGCTGCTGCCGCTGCGTGAGAAATACCCCGAGCTGCACTTCCAGCTCAGCTCGCTGAGTTCGGAGCAGGTCATCGACGGGCTCAGCCGCAACCAGCTCGACCTGGGCATCTGCTACCTGGACCAGGTCAACACCAGCTTCTTCGAAGTGATCGAACTGGGCACCACCACCATGGGCCTGTTGCACGATACCCGGCACTTCCAGTTCGCCAGCGACACCCTGCGCTGGGACGAGCTCGGTGGCATTCCGCTGGGCCTGTTGAGCAAGGGCATGCACTACCGCCAGTCGCTGGACCTGAGCTTCCGCAGCCGCGGCCTGGAGCCGAATGCGGTGCTGGAAAGCGACTCCAGCTTCCAGCTGATCCAGGCCATCAACACCGGCATGTGCTGCGCGATCATGCCGCTGGACTGCGGCCTGGAAGACCTCAGCGAACACCTGCGCATCCTGCCGGTGGCCGACGCCGCCATCCACAGCCCGGTAGGCCTGCTGCTGCGCCGCAGCGAACCACGTTCGGCGATTGCCGAGCAGTGCTTTGCCGAGGCGCGGGCGTTGTTCGCTACCTGTTAA
- a CDS encoding trans-sulfuration enzyme family protein has translation MGLTMSDKPRNFATRTIHAGEQFSVADNAIFPAIVTASSFTKRSLDDKPEYSYSRVGNPTRHAYETCVAALEEGVGAVACASGVNATATVLELLPKDAHVVVMNGVYGGTFRILEDYRSRSSGLTTTYVDLNDLEAVAAAIRPETQLIWIESPTNPLLHLVDIKAVCDLAKARGILTCIDNTFCSPWNQRPITLGVDLVMHSASKYIGGHSDLTGGVVVAANDALLARLRRISMAIGGVQGPFDCYLALRGLKTLDVRMERQCANALQVARFLEGHAQVEQVYYPGLESHPQHELCKRQMRSGGAVVAMKVKGDRAALNRLVEALQIFVLADSLGGVESMINHSWSMSHCSLSPEQKSVMGISENLLRLSVGIEDYRDLVEDLDGALNALVAGV, from the coding sequence ATGGGCCTGACCATGTCCGACAAGCCGCGTAACTTCGCCACCCGTACCATTCATGCCGGCGAGCAGTTCAGCGTCGCTGACAATGCCATTTTCCCGGCGATCGTCACCGCCAGCTCGTTCACCAAACGCAGCCTGGATGACAAGCCAGAATATTCCTACAGCCGGGTGGGCAACCCCACCCGGCATGCCTACGAAACCTGTGTCGCCGCCCTTGAAGAAGGTGTAGGCGCGGTGGCCTGTGCCTCGGGTGTTAACGCCACTGCCACGGTGCTGGAGTTGCTGCCCAAGGATGCCCATGTGGTGGTGATGAACGGCGTGTATGGCGGCACCTTCCGTATCCTCGAAGACTACCGTAGCCGCAGCTCGGGCCTGACCACCACCTACGTCGACCTCAACGACCTCGAGGCCGTGGCCGCTGCCATCCGGCCGGAAACCCAGCTGATCTGGATCGAATCGCCGACCAACCCGTTGCTGCACCTGGTCGACATCAAGGCCGTGTGCGACCTGGCCAAGGCGCGGGGCATCCTCACCTGCATCGACAACACCTTCTGTTCGCCATGGAACCAACGCCCAATCACCCTGGGCGTGGACCTGGTCATGCACTCGGCCAGCAAGTACATCGGCGGCCATTCCGACCTGACCGGTGGCGTGGTGGTAGCCGCCAATGATGCACTGCTGGCGCGCCTGCGCCGTATCAGCATGGCCATTGGCGGCGTGCAGGGGCCGTTCGACTGCTACCTGGCCCTGCGTGGGCTGAAGACGCTGGATGTGCGCATGGAACGCCAGTGCGCCAATGCCCTGCAGGTGGCGCGCTTCCTTGAAGGCCACGCGCAGGTCGAACAGGTGTATTACCCAGGGCTGGAAAGCCACCCGCAGCATGAGCTGTGCAAGCGGCAGATGCGCAGTGGCGGGGCAGTGGTGGCGATGAAGGTCAAGGGCGACCGGGCTGCGCTCAACCGCCTGGTGGAGGCGCTGCAGATCTTCGTGTTGGCCGACTCGCTGGGCGGGGTGGAAAGCATGATCAACCACTCCTGGAGCATGTCGCACTGCTCGCTGAGCCCGGAGCAGAAGAGCGTGATGGGCATCAGCGAGAACCTGCTGCGGTTGTCGGTGGGCATCGAGGATTACCGCGACCTGGTCGAGGACCTGGATGGTGCGTTGAACGCGCTGGTTGCTGGCGTGTGA